The following proteins come from a genomic window of Methanocalculus natronophilus:
- the infA gene encoding translation initiation factor IF-1, which produces PNTEFLVELDNGHRIKAHVSGKIRMYYIRILPGDKVTVELSPYDLTRGRITYRHK; this is translated from the coding sequence TCCTAACACGGAGTTTCTAGTAGAGCTAGACAATGGCCATCGAATCAAAGCACACGTTTCGGGTAAAATCCGTATGTACTACATACGCATTCTACCTGGAGATAAAGTTACGGTAGAACTCTCACCGTACGACTTAACACGTGGGCGTATTACATACCGACACAAATAA